The sequence GGATCAACGTGTCCTGACCCTTGCGCGGCACCAGCCGGGACACGCAGACCACCACCGGTCGGTCGGTCAACCCGAGCCGGGCCCGGACCTGTTCGCCGTCCACCGTCGGGTGGTAGGTGTCCACGTCGACCCCGGGGGCGAGGCGGCGCAGCTCGGTCACCCCGTCCAGCACCCGAGCCAACCGGCTACGGGTGTACTCGCCGAGATAGGTGGTCACGTCCACCCCCCGACCGATGCGCCGCAGCGCCGGCCGGGCTGCCGGCACCGCCGCCCAACCGACCTCGTGGCCGTGGGTCTGCGCCACCACCCGGCGGACGCCGGCACGCCGCCGCAGGCCGGCCGCGAGCAGCCCCAACGGGGCCGCCGCGCCGAACCACACCGTGTCGCAGTCGTACGCGCGAGCCAATCGGGCCGCCCTGCGGGCGACCAGCGGCGTGGGCAACAGCACCCTGGTGCGCTCCCGGATCACCTCGAACGGCTGGTCGGCGTCGAACTTCGCGGCCCCGCGCCAGCTCGACGCGTAGACGACCACCGAGCCGGCCGGTTGACGGACCGCGAGGTTGTGCACAAAGGACTGGATTCCACCCGGGCGGGGCGGAAAGTCGTTGGTGACAAGCAGGGTACGGCTCATCGGCCGGCCTCCCGGGCGTACGCGCGGGCGGCGGCCATCCGCTCCACTGTGGACGGGTGCGAGGCCGAGTAGAGGTATTCCCAGCGGGGCGGGTCGGGGTCGCCGAGGTTGACCGAGCCGAGCCGGCGCTGCATCGACTCGAAGGACTCCGGGTCGTTGGTGAGCGCGAGCGCGTGCGCGTCTGCCCGCGCCTCGACCCGTCGGGACATCAGCGCCTGGACCGGAGCGGCGACCAGCCCGGCCACCGTGACCAGGGCGACCAGCAGCGGAAACGCGCTCGGTTGGGCCACCGAGTCGACACCGGCCAACCGCAGCAGTGGCCCCCACGAGCCGAGCAGGTACAGCGCCACCACGGCCGCGGCGGCACCCAACGCCCCGGTCAGCGTGCCGACCGCCACGTCGGAGTCCTTCGCGTGACCCAACTCGTGCGCCACGACGGCGGTCACCTCGGCCGGCGTCGCCTCGCGCAGCAGCGTGTCGTAGACGACCACCCGTCGGGTCGGCCCGAGACCGGAGACGTACGCGTTGACCGCCCTGGTGCGGCGGGAGGCGTCGGCGACCAGCACGTCCCGCACGGGCACCCCGTCACGGGCGGCCATGCTCATCAGCTCGGTGCGCAACGGGCCCTGCTCCATCGGGGTGAACCGGTTGAAGACCGGCTCCACCAGCACCGGCAGCACGAACGACAGCAGCACCACCAGCACGGCGGCGCCGCCCGCGCCGAACGCCCACCACCAGCGCGGCGCGAGCCGGATGACCGCGTAGAAGCCGAACAACGCCACAGCGCCGATCACCGCGCTGACGGCGTACGACTTGAGCAGGTCGACAGCCCAGCCGCTCCAGCCGTTGGTGCTCAAGCCGTAGCGGGTGAGCACGCTCTGCCGCCAAGCGGCGAACGGGAGCGTCACCAGGTCGGCGACGAGCACCACCGCCAGCCCGCCGAGCACCGCCTGCGCGGCCCAGTGCCCACCGAACGGCCGGCCCACCAGCTCGACCAGGCGACTGCCCAGCGGGGTCAACCCGAGTGCGAGGGCGATGAGCAGCCCGACGGCGAGCGCGGCGTAGCCGCCGGGGCGCAGCGCGGCCCGGAACTCCCGGCCCTTTTCCACCTGCTCGGCCGGCAGGTCACCCAGCGCGGCGAGCTGGTCGGCCCGGGGTGCCGGCGGGCGGTGCCACGGGATGAGCAGCGCGGCCAGCACGACCAGCGCGATGGTCAGCCCGGCCAGGGTCAGCAGCGCCCAGCCGCGCGGGGTCACCGCGTCACCGCCCGTTGTTCCCCGCTCATCGCGCTCCTCCCGCCGTGACCGCTCATCCTATGGGCCGCGAGAAGCCCGCTTCCGGGCGCGGTGTCGCACTCAGGCGACGCGGCGGGTGGCGCGACGGCGAGCTGCCTCCGGGCGTGCGGGCGCGGCCAGCACCTCCACGTCGAAGCCGGCCCGGGCGAACACTTCGATGGCCTCG comes from Micromonospora vinacea and encodes:
- a CDS encoding glycosyltransferase family 4 protein, yielding MSRTLLVTNDFPPRPGGIQSFVHNLAVRQPAGSVVVYASSWRGAAKFDADQPFEVIRERTRVLLPTPLVARRAARLARAYDCDTVWFGAAAPLGLLAAGLRRRAGVRRVVAQTHGHEVGWAAVPAARPALRRIGRGVDVTTYLGEYTRSRLARVLDGVTELRRLAPGVDVDTYHPTVDGEQVRARLGLTDRPVVVCVSRLVPRKGQDTLIRALPEIRRRVPDAALLIVGGGPYRATLEKLARQTGVERDVVFTGTVPSVELPAHYAAGDVYAMPCRTRNRGLDVEGLGIVYLEASATGLPVVAGDSGGAPDAVREGETGYVVRGRDVAQLADRVAGLLADRDLARQLGAAGRAWVEREWRWEAQAERMAALLAG
- a CDS encoding M48 family metallopeptidase; protein product: MTPRGWALLTLAGLTIALVVLAALLIPWHRPPAPRADQLAALGDLPAEQVEKGREFRAALRPGGYAALAVGLLIALALGLTPLGSRLVELVGRPFGGHWAAQAVLGGLAVVLVADLVTLPFAAWRQSVLTRYGLSTNGWSGWAVDLLKSYAVSAVIGAVALFGFYAVIRLAPRWWWAFGAGGAAVLVVLLSFVLPVLVEPVFNRFTPMEQGPLRTELMSMAARDGVPVRDVLVADASRRTRAVNAYVSGLGPTRRVVVYDTLLREATPAEVTAVVAHELGHAKDSDVAVGTLTGALGAAAAVVALYLLGSWGPLLRLAGVDSVAQPSAFPLLVALVTVAGLVAAPVQALMSRRVEARADAHALALTNDPESFESMQRRLGSVNLGDPDPPRWEYLYSASHPSTVERMAAARAYAREAGR